In the Nitrospirales bacterium LBB_01 genome, one interval contains:
- a CDS encoding DUF4276 family protein, with the protein MNNKHILFCVEGRTEGARTIYGKGIKNILRVEVEYMRKKKIFHDVKVFNGKHEMMREIDFHVSQHLYPAKYKPDTKLEDCYVFILRDLDCENIKEIEDEINNKLSGYKNYYSIHFAKQEIEAWIVADINCFKSVYRTNAICLVKAIENIPYIVEPEKVDCDPKISERIEQIARKCSNRYRKTIEGPQLLKFADPDVVSKKCPSFLSFRNDLRKQIGFLDPI; encoded by the coding sequence TTGAATAATAAACATATACTTTTTTGTGTGGAGGGGAGAACTGAGGGGGCACGGACTATTTATGGAAAGGGTATAAAAAATATCTTAAGAGTTGAAGTAGAGTATATGAGAAAAAAGAAAATATTCCACGATGTCAAAGTTTTTAATGGTAAACACGAAATGATGAGAGAAATAGATTTTCATGTCAGTCAGCACCTTTATCCGGCTAAATACAAACCAGATACTAAATTAGAAGATTGTTATGTATTCATTCTTAGAGACCTTGATTGTGAAAACATAAAAGAAATAGAAGATGAAATAAATAATAAGTTATCAGGATATAAAAACTATTATAGTATTCATTTTGCCAAACAAGAAATTGAGGCTTGGATAGTAGCCGATATTAATTGCTTTAAGAGTGTTTATCGGACTAATGCTATATGTCTTGTCAAAGCTATTGAGAACATACCATATATAGTTGAACCAGAAAAGGTGGACTGTGATCCCAAGATATCAGAACGTATAGAACAAATAGCACGGAAGTGCAGCAATAGATACAGAAAGACAATAGAAGGGCCTCAATTGCTTAAGTTTGCAGACCCAGACGTGGTTAGCAAGAAGTGCCCATCTTTTTTGAGTTTTAGAAATGACTTGAGAAAGCAAATAGGTTTTTTAGACCCGATATAA